A window of Variovorax sp. HW608 genomic DNA:
ATGGAAGATCGACTGGCCGCCGGTGGGCTCGTTGCGGATCACGAAGATCTGCAGCGGATTGGCGGTGTTGAGGTTCACACCGCCCGCCTCCACCAGCGCGTCGCTCAGGCTGAGCCGGCCGTTGCGCATCGGCACGCCGAGCTGCTGCACCACTTCGCCGAAGACGGCGACCTTGTTTTCATCGCGCCCCCGCACGTACAGCAGGTCGCCGGGCTTCAGCGGAATCCGGCTGGGGTCGATCCCCGCGTCCGCCATCGCGATCAGGTTCAACTGCATCATCTTGCCGTCGCGCGTGAGGTCGACGGCCGAACGATCGCCGTTGGCGGTCAGGCCCCCGGCCCGGTTGATCGCCTCCGCCAGCGTCATCGGGATGTCGCTGAACACGATGACACCGGGCGCACGCACCTCGCCTTCCATGTAGGCGCGCTTGCTGCGGAACGAATTGACGCGCACGCTGAGCTGCGGGTCCCGGAAGACACGCGACAGACGCTTGACCAGCGCCTGCTCCACTTCTTCGATCGTCATGCCCGTCACGTTCAGCATGCCGGCATAGGGGAAGCTCAACTGCCCGTGCGCGGACACGATGTAGCCGGGCGCCGCGGACACGCTGCCGATATCGCCGCCTCCGGTGGAGGGCGGCGTGCTGTAGACGATTTCAGGGTGATCGAGCACCAGGATCCCCAGCACGTCACCCGGGCCGATCCTGTAAGGGCCGATCTCGCCGATCAGCTTTCTCACTTCGGGCCCGACGGTCGATTGCGCAGTCGCGGCGCGCTGCGCGCGAATCAGCTCGGGCGTGATCTCGGTGATCGCGCCCGCCGGCGGCGGATCGATTTCGTTGGTGGAGAAACCCGAGGGCGAAACGGCCTTGGCGGCGTCACCACTCGCGGAGGTGAAGCCCGGCCCCAGTGGCGCGCAGCCTTGGACCAGCAAAGCAGCCGCCGCCAGGCAAGTGGCATGGAGGAGATAACGTTTCAAAACCGACCCCGCATCGTGACCCTGAAATGAATACTTTTGCAAACAGTTACGACTCTACCTCAGGAAAGATAACGACTCAAACCTTTTCTTGGCTTAGTGCGTAAGGTGGATGAAGAGCTACAAGACACTACGCCAAAAGACTTCATCAAAAGGAGAAATTTGCCGACATACAGTCGGATCGCAGACCGGGTCCTTCGACTCGATGCTACAAATTCAGGAGCACCTGAACCGCAGCCGGCAAGGCCTGTTCAGGGGCTCTCGGTCTGCGCGGCGCGCTTCCAGGCGGCGGACGCCTGGTCGGCGTCATCGCGCGCCTCGGCGAGTTGGGCGAGCGCCTGCCAGGCTCGCCGGTGCAGGTTGGCGTCCTGCAAGCCCAGCCCGGCCTGTGTGAGCAACTGTTGCGCCTTGCCCCACAGCTGGCGCTTCATGCACGCCATGCCCGCGAGGTACTGCAGGTTGGCATCGCGCGGGTTGTTGCGCTGGGCGGATTCGATGCGCGAAAGCCAGTCCGCATCCACCGAATCGAGCCCCGCTTCGAGTGCGCGCACCAGCTTGACACGCAGCGACTCGCCGAGACTTCGCGGCTGCTGGATCATCCGCTCCCAGACCGGCAGCAGCCAGGCACGCGCGACCGACAGATCGCCGCGCAGGGCGACCATGCGCTGGGCCGCATGAATCGCGACTTCCGGAATCTCGCGTTCCGAGGCCTCGAACTCGTTCCACGCCCGCAGAAGCTGGGCCGGGTCGTGCGCCCCCGACAGCAACTCGGTCGCCAGGCCGCGCACGATGCTCTGCGCGCCCGATTCCGAGAATGCGCGGTGCTTGGCGAGAAGGCGCGCGGTTTCCAGCGCCTCCAGCGTCCGGCGGTCCTGCCGGGCGGCCTTCAGGCGGATGCGCAGGGCCGCCGTGCGCCGCTGCGCGCCCTGCGGCAATTCCTCGAGACGGGCCAGCGCGCCCGGCGCATCCTGGTCGTCGAGCGCCCAGCGCGCGGCGCGCAACTGCACGCCCTCGCGGGTTTCGGGCGTCGCCATGCTGCCGCGCTCCGCGCTCTCGTTGAGCGCCTGCTGCAGATGGGCGTCGCGTGCGGGCTTGTCCTGCAGGGATTGCGCGCTCTGCGCCGCCAGCAGATGCGCCATCACGCGGACCTGCGGCGCCGCCGGGAGACGGGCATCGAGCGCGGCCAGCGCCCTCTCCTGCACCAGCGCAGCGAGCGCCGCCTTGCGCGCACGCGAGAAGCGCCCCGCCAGCAGTTGCACCGCAGCATCGAGGAGCGACGCATGCAGGGCGCGCTCCTTCTGCTGGAGCCGCCATTGCCGCGCCTGCTTCGGCAGCGAGAACAGGGCCGACAGGCCGCGCAGCGCAAGGTGCAGGAACACGAAGGCCGCCAGCAGCAGGAGCAACGCCAGGTTCAGCGACAGGTCGACGCGCCACGGCGGCCAGAAGACGGTGATCGTGCCCTGGTTGTTGCCCGCGAACAGCGCGACGGCGGCCGCGATGCCGAACAGTGCGAGTAACCAGAGGGCCGCGCGCATGGCCGCTAGCGTCCGGCAGCGGCCGTCGCCAGGGCCGCGAGGGTTTCATCGATGCGCGGCGGCTCGGTGGACTTCACCTGGGCCTGGATCTGCTGGAGCAGCGTGGCCGCAGCCTGCACGCGGCGCGAGGCCGGATCGAAGTAGCGATTGAGCGATGCCGACACCGACGCGAGTTCGCCGCGCGCCGTTTCGACCTGGCGCGAGAGGATCGACAGGCGCGCGTTGAGCAGCTTGAGCTTCAGGTTCTCGCGCAGGAAGAAGGTCTGGTCCGGCGTGAGCAGCACCGCCTCGGGCCGATCGATGCGGCCCACGCGCAGCAGCGAGCGCGCCTCGCCGCGCACCCTCATCAGGAAGCGCTCCCACCACGGCGCGCCGGGCGGCACGGGCTCGGCCTGCAAGGCATTGCCGCTCCCGCGCATCGCGACCGCGTTGACCACGGGCAGGTCGTCGAGGCTGCGGATCAGTTCGTCGATCTTCTGCAGCGCCTCGCCCACGTCCGCGCTGGCGGACGCGCGCAGTCGGTCGGCATCGTGCAGCATCGCGCGCTGCAAGGGCGCGAGCCTCGGCTGCGAGGCGCGTGCGATGCGCTGCTCGCCGGCCTTCAGCGTCGCCAGCAGCGGCTGGACATTGCCCGTCACCTGCGCCTGCTGCAACGCGGTCCGCACGGAGGCCTCGATGTCGACCACGAGGTTCTCGTCGCGCGAGCGCGAGAGGCTTTGCATGAGTTCTTCGAGCTGCGAGCGCTGGAGCGCGACTTCGTTGACGCGCGTTTCGGCGAGGGCAAGCCGGGCATCCGTGTTGCGCACGACTTCCTGCGCCTGGCGCGCGAGGGTGCGGGCTTCGAGCGATTGCGCGAGGGCATCCGCGCTCTGCCGCGCGAGCTGCTCCTGCATGCCGCTGACCTTCTGCCAGAGCGCGATCGAGATCACGAGCGCGACGAGCGCGACGACCGCCAGGACGCCGATCAGCAGCCTGGACAACAAGGCGGCCGCGGCGGCAGGGCCGGCCATCGCGGCGCTGGGCGCTGCAGCGCGCACCGCGGGATCTGGCACAGGCTCGATCAAGACGGAAGCGTCGCTCATGCGAAGGATTCTATCGACGCCACCAACGACGACAGGGACGGTGGTGACACATGCACGCGGCCGAAACCGGCCGCGCGAGCGGCTCGCGCGATGCGCTCGTGCGTCGCGACCGCGGCTGCGGCACGCCAATCGATCGCCGGCGCCAGCGCGCGCAGGTTCGCGATGGCTTCCGAGCTGCTGAAGAGCCAGATGGCAGAGCCGTCGGTAGCCCCGGAAATCATGCGCCGGTCCTCATCGCCGATGGCGGGCACGAGGCGCCGGTAGACCGCCACCGCTTCGCAAGTCCCCCCGGCATCGGCGATCTCGCGCGCCAGCCACTCGCGCCCGGTGGCCTGGCCGGATGCATCGCCGCCCCGAACGATCAGGACTCGAACGCCGGGGCGCACCTGCGAGCGGACCAGCGCCCAGAGCGCCTCGGAATCGAACTGCGCTGCGTCGGCCGCGGGCGCGTCGATCGACGAAGCGGCAACGCCCGCCTCGCGCAGCCCGCGCACGGTGCCGGGGCCGGTGGCCCAGAAGCGGCAATGCGCGGCCGCATCGAGCTTGGCGCCGGGAAAGAAGAAATGGGCAGCCGCCGCCGCGCTCACGAACATCAGCGCGTCGTGGTCCGCGATCCGCTGCCATGCCGCTTCGATGGGTTTGCGGTCCTCGAGCGGCGCGATCTCGATCAACGGCAATGCGATCGCATCGAGTCCCGCATGACGCAGATCGTCCACCCACCGTGAGGCCTCGCGCGCCGGACGGGTGACGATCACGCGCCGGGGCGCCATCTCAGTGCGCACCGCCTGCGCGCAACAGGCCGGCGGCGCGATCGCCCAACGCCCCGGCCTGCACGAAGTCCGAAACGCCCGCCTGCACATGCACCCGCACCAGCGGCGAGGCGCCTTCCGGGTCGCCCCATGCGGCATCGATGCGCAGAGCGCCGCCTTGCTGCCAGCGTGCGTGCGCGGCCAGCGGCATCGAGCAACTGCCGCCCATGGCGCGGCTCACCGCGCGCTCGGCGGCCGTGGCAAGCCAGTCGGAGCGGCTCGTCAATGGCGCGAGAAGCTCGATCAGGTCCGCTCGGTCCGCGCGCACCTCGATGCCCAGCGCGCCCTGCCCGGCCGCGGGCAGCATCACGTCGGGTTCGAAGACCTGGCGGATGCGGCCTTCGAGGCCGAGCCGCTTGAGGCCCGCGGCGGCCAGCACGATCGCGTCGTACTGGCCTTCGTCGAGCTTGCGCAGACGGGTGTCGAGATTGCCGCGCAACGGTTCGATGCGAAGGTCGGGCCGCAGCGAGCGCAGCAGCACCACGCGCCGCAGGCTGGAGGTGCCGACCACCGCGCCCTGCGGCAGGGCGTCGAGCGCGTCGAAGCGCGCCGAGACGAGCGCATCGCGCGGGTCTTCGCGCTCCAGCACGCAGGCCAGCGCAAAGCCCTCGGGCAGATCCATCGGCACATCCTTGAGCGAATGCACCGCGATGTCGGCGCGGCCTTCCTCGAGCGCGAGCTCGAGTTCCTTGACGAAAAGCCCCTTGCCGCCGACCTTGCTGAGGGAGCGGTCCAGGATCTGGTCGCCGCGCGTCGTCATGCCCAGCAGACGGACCGCGTGGCCCCGTTCTTGCAGAAGCGCCTGCACGTGCTCCGCTTGCCACATCGCCAGACGGCTTTCGCGTGTGGCGATCACGATGTTGCTCAAGACCGTTCCAATGAGAGAGAAGTACCGCTGGGGATGCTAGCATGTTGCGCCGCAGCAACGTTCGCCGCAGGCCTATTCGACGAGGAGAAGTTTCGAGATGAAGACGAGCCCCGCCCCGGCCGCCCCCAAGCGCAAAGCCAATGATGAAGACCTGCCACTGATCGCCGACATCCGCCTGCTCGGGCGCATCCTCGGCGACGTGATCCGAGAACAGGAGGGCGAGGCGGCTTACGCGCTGGTGGAAAAGATCCGCACGCTCTCGGTGTCATTCCGCCGCGACGCCGACCATGCGGCCGACCGCGCGCTCAAGAACCTGCTCAAGGGCCTGAGCGCGGCCGAGACGGTGAGCGTGATCCGCGCCTTCACCTACTTCAGCCATCTGGCCAACCTGGCCGAGGACCGGCACCAGATCCGCCGCCACACCGAGGCCGAGCGCGCCGCCGAAAGCGCCGAAGGCAGCCTGGAGACCGCGCTCACGCGCATCCGCAAGGCGGGCATCAAGCCGGAGGCGGTCGTGCAATCGCTCGCGCACAGCTACCTCTCGCCGGTGCTCACCGCGCACCCGACCGAAGTGCAGCGCAAGAGCATCCTCGATGCGGAACGCGCGATCGCCCAGCTGCTCGCGGCGCGCGACGAGATCGCGCTGCGCCAGCTCGCCTTCGCGGGCAGGAAGGACGCGCTGACGCCGGTCGAATACGCGGAGAACGAAAAGCAGCTGCGCACCCGCGTCACGCAGCTCTGGCAGACGCGGCTGCTGCGCTTCTCCAAGCTCACCGTCGCCGACGAGATCGAGAACGCGCTGAGCTACTACGAAGCCACCTTCCTGCGCGAGATCCCGCGCGTCTATGCGGCACTGGAAAAGTCCCTTGCCGAGGGCGGCAGCGTCCCCGCGGTGGCGCCATTCCTGCGCATGGGCCAGTGGATCGGCGGCGATCGCGACGGCAATCCCAACGTCACCGCCGAGACGCTCGAATACGCACTGCGCCGCCAGGCCGAACTGGCGCTGCGCCACTACCTGACCGAAGTGCACTACCTCGGCGGCGAGCTCTCGCTCTCGGCCACGCTGGTCGATGTGTCGGTGGAGATGCAGGCGCTGGCCGAACGCTCGCCCGACAAGAACGAGCATCGCGTGGACGAGCCCTATCGCCTCGCGCTCACGGGCATCTATTCGCGGCTCGCGGCGACCCTGCGCGATCTCACCGGCGGCCAGGCCGCGCGCCATGCGGTGCCGCCGCAGAACCCCTATCTGCGCGCCGAGGAATTCCTCGCCGACCTGCACACCATCGAGGAATCGCTCGTCGACCAGCACGGGGCGGTGCTCGCGGCGCAGCGGCTGCATCCGCTGATCCGCGCGGTCGAAGTGTTCGGCTTCCATCTCGCGACCGTGGACCTGCGCCAAAGTTCGGACAAGCACGAGGCAGTGGTGGCCGAACTGCTCGCGACCGCGCGCATCGAGCCCAACTACGCCTCGCTCGCCGAAGAGGCCAAGCAGACGCTGCTGCTGCGCCTGCTCGACGACGCGCGGCCGCTGCGCGTGCCCGACGCCGACTACTCGCCGCTGGCCAGGAGCGAGCTCGCCATCTTTGCTGCCGCACGCACCGCGCGTGCGCGCTTCGGTGCGGCGGCGATCCGCCACTACATCATCAGCCACACCGAAACGGTGAGCGACCTGCTCGAAGCCCTGTTGCTGCAGAAGGAGGTCGGCCTGCTGCGCGGCACCCTGGCCGAGAACGCGACCTGCGACCTGATCGTGGTGCCGCTGTTCGAGACCATCGAGGATCTGCGCAATGCCGCGCCGATCGTGCGCGCCTTCTACGCCCTGCCGGGCATCCATGCGCTCGTCCAGCGCTCCGGCGCCGAGCAGGACGTGATGCTCGGCTACAGCGACAGCAACAAGGATGGCGGCATCTTCACCAGCAACTGGGAGCTCTATCGCGCAGGGCTCGCGCTGGTGGCGCTGTTCGACGAGCTCAACGCGCAGAGCGGCGTGCCGAGTCCGGCGCCGGGCCGCCCCAAGCGGGCGAGCGTCCCCTCGGGGGGCAGCGAGGACGCGTCAGCCCCGAGCGTGGGGGCCCCGATCCGCCTGCGCATGTTCCATGGCCGCGGCGGCACGGTGGGCCGGGGCGGCGGACCGAGCTACCAGGCGATCCTGGCGCAGCCGCCGGGCACGGTGCGCGGGCAGCTGCGCCTGACCGAACAGGGCGAGGTCATCGGCTCGAAGTACGCCAATCCCGAGATCGGCCGGCGCAATCTCGAAACGCTGGTGGCGGCCACGCTGGAGGCGACGCTGCTGCCGAGCGCGAAGGCCGCGCCGGGCACCTTCATGGCCGCCGCGGCGGAGCTGTCGGCGGCCAGCATGGCGGCCTACCGGGCGCTGGTGTACGACACCCCCAACTTCGGCGACTACTTCTTCAGCGCCACGCCGATCCGCGAGATCGCGGAGCTCAACATCGGCTCCCGGCCCGCATCGCGCAACCCGACCCGCAGCATCGAAGACTTGCGCGCGGTGCCGTGGAGCTTCAGCTGGGGCCAGTGCCGGCTCACGCTGCCGGGCTGGTACGGCTTCGGTTCGGCGATCGAGAAGTTCCTGGACAGCGCCGGCAGCCCCGCCGCGCGCAAGGAGCGGCAGGCGCTGCTGCAGCGCATGTATGCGCAGTGGCCCTTCTTTCGCACCCTGCTGTCGAACATGGACATGGTGCTCGCCAAGAGCGACCTCGCGCTGGCCTCGCGCTATTCCGAGCTGGTCGCCGATCGCAAGCTGCGGCAGAAGGTGTTCTCGATGATTGACGCCGAATGGCATCGCACCTCGGAGGCGCTGACGATCATCACGGGCGAGAAGCAACGCCTCGAGGGCAACGCCGAGATGCAGCGCTCGATCCGCCATCGCTTCCCGTACATCGATCCGCTGCACCACCTGCAGGTGGAGCTGATGCGCCGCTACCGCGCGGGGCAGATCGACGAGCGACTCCAGAGCGGTATCCACATGTCCATCAATGGCGTGGCTGCAGGATTGCGGAATACCGGCTGAGCGTCACTCGCCGAGCAGCTCTCCAATGGGCTGCAGGTCTTCCACGTGATCGCAGATGGCCTTGGCGACCATCATGATCGGGATGCCCAGGAGCAGCCCCCAGATGCCCCAGAGCCAGCCCCAGAAGATCACGCCGACGAAGACCGCGACCGGGTTCATGCGGCTGGTCCGGCTGGTGAGGAAGGGCAGCAGGAGGTTGCCGACCAGCGTGTGGATCAGGAGCGAACCGCCGCCCACCAGCAGCGCCATCTGGACGCTGTTGAACTGCAGGAAGGCCACCAGGCCCGCCAGCGCCATCACGATGACCGAGCCGATGTAGGGAATGAGGTTGGTCACGCCGGCCACGATGCCCCAGACCGCGGCGTTTTCCAGGCCGATGGCCCAGAACGTCAACCCGGTCGCGACGCCGACGAGTGCACTGGTCAGAATCTGCACCAGCAGGAAGCGCTCGATGTGCTTCGTGATGTCGTCCAGCACATGCACCGTGATCTTCTTCTTCTGCAGGCTGGTGCCCGTGATCTTGACCAGCTTGCGGCGGAAGGTGTCGCCCGACCCGAGCGCGAAGAAGGTCAGGAAGGCGATCAGCGTGAGTTGCCCCGCCGCCGCGATCAGGCCGACGGTGCCGCTCCAGAGGTAGTCCCTGACATTGAAGGCCGGCCGCTCGATGACCACGCGCGCGACGCCCTTGCGCGCCGCGACCTTGGCCGAGTTCTCTTCGGCGGCCTGCTCGATCTGCGCCGCCGCCTTCTGCACGGTGTCGAGCGTGCTCGGGTCCTTGGCCCGGCCGTCGCCGCGGACCGCGAGCCGCAGCTTCTGCGCCGCGAGGGGCAGCGCATCGACGAGGTCCTGCGCGCTGCCGGACAGCGAATAGCCGGCCCAGCCCATCGCGCCGCCGAGGGCGAGCAGGATCACCGCCGAGCCGACCCAGCGCGAGACCTTCCAGCGTTCGAGCAGATCGACCAGCGGCGACAGCGCGTAGGTCAGCATCAGGCTCACCATCAGCGGAATGAACACCGCCGCCGCCCAGTGCAGCGCGAACACGCTCCCGAGCACCGCGAGCACCAGCAGCGAAGCGCTGCGCACGTCCACCGGCATGTGCAGCAGCAGGCGCTCCGGTGGGGCGGATTCCTCGGGCGCCTCGCTCTTCGTGTCGGCGCCGTCCCTCATCGCGGCTCCTTCAGTACCTCGCGAACGGTTGGAAGCTGCCGGCGCGACACCACGACCGGCTCGGGAATGCCGTCGAGCCGCAGGGCCCAGCCCTCCGCTTCCTCGCCGTCGTCGTATTTCTCGAGGGCGCGGATCGCGGACCGCGCGACGAGCGCGTTGCGATGCACGCGCACGAAGCGCTTCGGATAACGCTCTTCCAGATCGGCCAGCGAGCCATCGAAGATGTGGCTGCGCTGCGCCGTGCGCACGGTGAGGTACTTGAACTCGGACTTGAGATAGAGCACCTCCGACAGCGGCACGCGTTCGGTGCGGCCGCGATCGAGGATCAGCAGCACCTCCTGCGGCTCCTGCGCGGCCAGCGGGCGGCGCTCGTGCAGATGCCGCACGACCTTCTGCAGGGCTTGCTGGAGCCGCTCGACGCGCACCGGCTTCGTGAGGTAGTCGACCGCCTCGAGCTCGAAGGCCGTCACCGCGTGCGCGGCATAGGCGGTGACGAAGATCACCGCCGGCGCGTCCGGCCGGCTGCGCAGCGTGCGCGCGAGTTCGAGCCCGTCG
This region includes:
- a CDS encoding uroporphyrinogen-III synthase is translated as MAPRRVIVTRPAREASRWVDDLRHAGLDAIALPLIEIAPLEDRKPIEAAWQRIADHDALMFVSAAAAAHFFFPGAKLDAAAHCRFWATGPGTVRGLREAGVAASSIDAPAADAAQFDSEALWALVRSQVRPGVRVLIVRGGDASGQATGREWLAREIADAGGTCEAVAVYRRLVPAIGDEDRRMISGATDGSAIWLFSSSEAIANLRALAPAIDWRAAAAVATHERIARAARAAGFGRVHVSPPSLSSLVASIESFA
- a CDS encoding AI-2E family transporter, producing the protein MRDGADTKSEAPEESAPPERLLLHMPVDVRSASLLVLAVLGSVFALHWAAAVFIPLMVSLMLTYALSPLVDLLERWKVSRWVGSAVILLALGGAMGWAGYSLSGSAQDLVDALPLAAQKLRLAVRGDGRAKDPSTLDTVQKAAAQIEQAAEENSAKVAARKGVARVVIERPAFNVRDYLWSGTVGLIAAAGQLTLIAFLTFFALGSGDTFRRKLVKITGTSLQKKKITVHVLDDITKHIERFLLVQILTSALVGVATGLTFWAIGLENAAVWGIVAGVTNLIPYIGSVIVMALAGLVAFLQFNSVQMALLVGGGSLLIHTLVGNLLLPFLTSRTSRMNPVAVFVGVIFWGWLWGIWGLLLGIPIMMVAKAICDHVEDLQPIGELLGE
- a CDS encoding polysaccharide biosynthesis/export family protein translates to MLVQGCAPLGPGFTSASGDAAKAVSPSGFSTNEIDPPPAGAITEITPELIRAQRAATAQSTVGPEVRKLIGEIGPYRIGPGDVLGILVLDHPEIVYSTPPSTGGGDIGSVSAAPGYIVSAHGQLSFPYAGMLNVTGMTIEEVEQALVKRLSRVFRDPQLSVRVNSFRSKRAYMEGEVRAPGVIVFSDIPMTLAEAINRAGGLTANGDRSAVDLTRDGKMMQLNLIAMADAGIDPSRIPLKPGDLLYVRGRDENKVAVFGEVVQQLGVPMRNGRLSLSDALVEAGGVNLNTANPLQIFVIRNEPTGGQSIFHLDAKTPTAIAMADGFALRAKDVVYVDPVQLVRWNRVLNLILPTATTWTSYRGVVRPSTTP
- a CDS encoding phosphoenolpyruvate carboxylase; its protein translation is MKTSPAPAAPKRKANDEDLPLIADIRLLGRILGDVIREQEGEAAYALVEKIRTLSVSFRRDADHAADRALKNLLKGLSAAETVSVIRAFTYFSHLANLAEDRHQIRRHTEAERAAESAEGSLETALTRIRKAGIKPEAVVQSLAHSYLSPVLTAHPTEVQRKSILDAERAIAQLLAARDEIALRQLAFAGRKDALTPVEYAENEKQLRTRVTQLWQTRLLRFSKLTVADEIENALSYYEATFLREIPRVYAALEKSLAEGGSVPAVAPFLRMGQWIGGDRDGNPNVTAETLEYALRRQAELALRHYLTEVHYLGGELSLSATLVDVSVEMQALAERSPDKNEHRVDEPYRLALTGIYSRLAATLRDLTGGQAARHAVPPQNPYLRAEEFLADLHTIEESLVDQHGAVLAAQRLHPLIRAVEVFGFHLATVDLRQSSDKHEAVVAELLATARIEPNYASLAEEAKQTLLLRLLDDARPLRVPDADYSPLARSELAIFAAARTARARFGAAAIRHYIISHTETVSDLLEALLLQKEVGLLRGTLAENATCDLIVVPLFETIEDLRNAAPIVRAFYALPGIHALVQRSGAEQDVMLGYSDSNKDGGIFTSNWELYRAGLALVALFDELNAQSGVPSPAPGRPKRASVPSGGSEDASAPSVGAPIRLRMFHGRGGTVGRGGGPSYQAILAQPPGTVRGQLRLTEQGEVIGSKYANPEIGRRNLETLVAATLEATLLPSAKAAPGTFMAAAAELSAASMAAYRALVYDTPNFGDYFFSATPIREIAELNIGSRPASRNPTRSIEDLRAVPWSFSWGQCRLTLPGWYGFGSAIEKFLDSAGSPAARKERQALLQRMYAQWPFFRTLLSNMDMVLAKSDLALASRYSELVADRKLRQKVFSMIDAEWHRTSEALTIITGEKQRLEGNAEMQRSIRHRFPYIDPLHHLQVELMRRYRAGQIDERLQSGIHMSINGVAAGLRNTG
- a CDS encoding uroporphyrinogen-III C-methyltransferase — protein: MSDASVLIEPVPDPAVRAAAPSAAMAGPAAAAALLSRLLIGVLAVVALVALVISIALWQKVSGMQEQLARQSADALAQSLEARTLARQAQEVVRNTDARLALAETRVNEVALQRSQLEELMQSLSRSRDENLVVDIEASVRTALQQAQVTGNVQPLLATLKAGEQRIARASQPRLAPLQRAMLHDADRLRASASADVGEALQKIDELIRSLDDLPVVNAVAMRGSGNALQAEPVPPGAPWWERFLMRVRGEARSLLRVGRIDRPEAVLLTPDQTFFLRENLKLKLLNARLSILSRQVETARGELASVSASLNRYFDPASRRVQAAATLLQQIQAQVKSTEPPRIDETLAALATAAAGR
- the hemC gene encoding hydroxymethylbilane synthase, encoding MSNIVIATRESRLAMWQAEHVQALLQERGHAVRLLGMTTRGDQILDRSLSKVGGKGLFVKELELALEEGRADIAVHSLKDVPMDLPEGFALACVLEREDPRDALVSARFDALDALPQGAVVGTSSLRRVVLLRSLRPDLRIEPLRGNLDTRLRKLDEGQYDAIVLAAAGLKRLGLEGRIRQVFEPDVMLPAAGQGALGIEVRADRADLIELLAPLTSRSDWLATAAERAVSRAMGGSCSMPLAAHARWQQGGALRIDAAWGDPEGASPLVRVHVQAGVSDFVQAGALGDRAAGLLRAGGAH
- a CDS encoding heme biosynthesis protein HemY, with the protein product MRAALWLLALFGIAAAVALFAGNNQGTITVFWPPWRVDLSLNLALLLLLAAFVFLHLALRGLSALFSLPKQARQWRLQQKERALHASLLDAAVQLLAGRFSRARKAALAALVQERALAALDARLPAAPQVRVMAHLLAAQSAQSLQDKPARDAHLQQALNESAERGSMATPETREGVQLRAARWALDDQDAPGALARLEELPQGAQRRTAALRIRLKAARQDRRTLEALETARLLAKHRAFSESGAQSIVRGLATELLSGAHDPAQLLRAWNEFEASEREIPEVAIHAAQRMVALRGDLSVARAWLLPVWERMIQQPRSLGESLRVKLVRALEAGLDSVDADWLSRIESAQRNNPRDANLQYLAGMACMKRQLWGKAQQLLTQAGLGLQDANLHRRAWQALAQLAEARDDADQASAAWKRAAQTESP
- a CDS encoding LytR/AlgR family response regulator transcription factor, whose translation is MTALRTLIVDDEPLARSRMRTLLADCQSPAVDIVAEAANGEAALGQMATQRLDLVLLDVHMPGIDGLELARTLRSRPDAPAVIFVTAYAAHAVTAFELEAVDYLTKPVRVERLQQALQKVVRHLHERRPLAAQEPQEVLLILDRGRTERVPLSEVLYLKSEFKYLTVRTAQRSHIFDGSLADLEERYPKRFVRVHRNALVARSAIRALEKYDDGEEAEGWALRLDGIPEPVVVSRRQLPTVREVLKEPR